One window of Paludibacter propionicigenes WB4 genomic DNA carries:
- a CDS encoding ion transporter: MNRNNGNDKLRFFDIVIVVLSIYVLFALVIDSFFKLAPEVSKLLYLIDDLICVLFLYDFFYRFIKAPSKLKFMKWGWIDLISSIPTFEYLRYGRLIRLIRLFRILRAFRSVKYLTSHIFKTRTRGTFSTVSLISFLMLIFGSISILQVETVPESNIKTAGDAIWWSFVTITTVGYGDKFPVTGEGRVIAAFLMVTGVTLFGTFTGFIAAWFMGDKSNNKQS; encoded by the coding sequence ATGAATAGAAATAATGGTAATGACAAATTGAGATTCTTCGATATTGTTATTGTAGTGCTCTCAATATATGTTCTGTTTGCGCTTGTTATTGATAGCTTTTTTAAGTTGGCTCCTGAAGTCTCAAAACTGCTATATCTCATAGATGATTTAATCTGCGTTCTCTTTTTATACGACTTCTTTTATCGGTTTATAAAAGCTCCATCCAAATTAAAATTTATGAAATGGGGATGGATCGATTTGATTTCGAGCATTCCGACCTTTGAATATCTTCGGTATGGTAGGTTGATTCGTTTGATAAGACTATTTAGAATTTTGAGAGCATTCAGATCTGTAAAATATTTGACTTCACATATCTTCAAAACAAGAACTAGAGGTACGTTTTCTACTGTATCGCTAATATCATTCTTAATGCTCATTTTCGGTTCCATTTCTATACTACAAGTAGAAACAGTACCCGAGAGTAATATAAAAACAGCAGGAGATGCTATTTGGTGGTCGTTCGTTACCATCACTACTGTTGGTTACGGCGACAAATTTCCTGTCACAGGCGAGGGCAGAGTAATTGCTGCATTCTTAATGGTTACCGGGGTAACATTGTTTGGCACCTTTACAGGGTTTATTGCTGCATGGTTTATGGGAGATAAATCAAACAACAAACAGAGCTGA
- the queA gene encoding tRNA preQ1(34) S-adenosylmethionine ribosyltransferase-isomerase QueA produces MKLSKFKFKLPDELIAQYPSKHRDESRLMVVHRKTGEIEHRAFKDVLEYFNENDLFIFNDTKVFPARLYGNKEKTGAQIEVFLLRELNHEMRLWDVLVEPARKIRIGNKLYFGEDDSIVAEVIDNTTSRGRTLRFLFDGTHDEFKKGLYSLGETPLPRNITREVEPEDADRFQTIFAKNEGAVSAPAAGMHFSRELLKRMEIKGIDSAYVTSHMSLGNFREIDVEDLTKHKMDSEQMSVSVETVKKVNEAQLANRNICAVGVTVMRALETVVGTEGKIKPYDGWTNKFIFPPYDFTVANSMITNFHLPYSTLIMLTAAFGDYDLIMKAYEIAVKEEYRFGVYGDAMLII; encoded by the coding sequence ATGAAGTTATCAAAGTTTAAATTCAAGTTGCCGGATGAGCTTATTGCTCAGTATCCGTCTAAGCATCGCGACGAATCGCGTTTAATGGTAGTGCATCGCAAAACCGGAGAAATCGAACACAGAGCGTTTAAAGATGTACTTGAATACTTTAACGAAAACGACTTGTTCATCTTTAACGATACCAAGGTTTTTCCGGCCCGTTTGTACGGTAACAAAGAGAAAACCGGTGCTCAGATTGAGGTTTTTTTGCTGCGCGAGTTGAATCATGAAATGCGCCTTTGGGATGTGCTGGTAGAGCCTGCACGTAAAATCCGCATTGGAAATAAATTGTATTTTGGCGAGGACGACTCTATCGTGGCGGAAGTAATTGATAATACTACCTCTCGTGGACGTACGTTGCGTTTCTTATTCGACGGTACGCACGACGAGTTCAAAAAAGGACTTTATTCGTTGGGTGAAACTCCCCTACCACGCAACATTACCCGCGAGGTAGAGCCGGAAGATGCTGATCGTTTTCAAACCATTTTTGCAAAGAATGAAGGTGCTGTTTCGGCACCGGCGGCAGGTATGCACTTTAGTCGTGAGCTGCTGAAACGCATGGAGATTAAGGGTATCGATTCTGCTTATGTTACATCGCACATGAGTTTGGGCAATTTCCGCGAAATAGACGTGGAAGATCTGACTAAACATAAAATGGACTCGGAACAAATGTCTGTTTCGGTGGAGACGGTAAAGAAAGTAAATGAAGCTCAACTGGCCAACCGTAATATCTGTGCTGTGGGTGTGACGGTAATGCGTGCGCTGGAAACGGTAGTGGGCACCGAAGGCAAAATTAAGCCTTACGATGGCTGGACAAATAAATTCATTTTCCCTCCGTACGACTTCACGGTGGCTAATTCAATGATCACAAACTTCCATTTGCCATATTCTACACTGATAATGCTTACGGCTGCTTTTGGCGATTATGATTTAATCATGAAAGCCTATGAAATTGCAGTAAAAGAAGAATACAGATTTGGAGTATATGGCGACGCCATGTTGATTATATAA
- the truB gene encoding tRNA pseudouridine(55) synthase TruB, which translates to MNFVEGEVLHVAKPLTWTSFNLVSKVRWKLQKTLKMKKLKVGHAGTLDPLATGVMIICTGKSTKLIESFQYQTKEYIATLELGATTPSFDLELPVDATFPTEHITRALVDEVIPRFLGEIWQVPPVYSAVKVDGKRAYDYAREGQEVELKPKLLVIDEIEILDFALPVLKIRVVCSKGTYIRALARDIGLALGSGAHLTALERTRIGDIKLNDCWQIDDLVEFLDKEARAVEME; encoded by the coding sequence ATGAATTTCGTAGAAGGAGAAGTGTTGCATGTAGCCAAACCATTGACGTGGACGTCGTTCAATCTGGTGAGTAAAGTGCGGTGGAAGCTACAAAAAACGCTGAAGATGAAAAAGCTCAAAGTGGGACATGCCGGAACGCTCGACCCTTTGGCTACTGGAGTGATGATAATTTGTACCGGAAAATCGACAAAGCTAATCGAGAGTTTTCAGTATCAAACTAAGGAATATATTGCAACGCTGGAACTGGGAGCCACCACACCTTCGTTCGATTTGGAATTACCGGTGGATGCTACGTTTCCTACGGAGCATATCACCCGCGCATTGGTGGATGAAGTAATTCCACGGTTTCTGGGCGAGATATGGCAGGTGCCGCCTGTTTATTCGGCTGTGAAGGTAGATGGCAAACGTGCCTACGATTATGCCCGTGAGGGGCAGGAGGTTGAACTAAAGCCCAAGTTGTTGGTTATAGATGAGATTGAAATACTGGACTTTGCACTGCCGGTGCTCAAAATAAGGGTGGTATGCAGCAAAGGAACCTACATCCGTGCTTTGGCGCGCGACATTGGATTGGCGCTGGGCAGTGGAGCACACTTAACAGCATTGGAAAGAACGCGGATTGGCGACATTAAGTTGAACGACTGCTGGCAGATTGATGATTTAGTAGAGTTTCTGGATAAAGAAGCCCGGGCTGTCGAAATGGAATAA
- a CDS encoding undecaprenyl-diphosphate phosphatase — MNLIQTIILAIVEGITEFLPVSSTGHMIIAQKLLSIESTEFVKAFTVNIQFGAILSVVVLYWKRFFQSLDFYWKLIVAVIPALVLGFLFSDKIDSLLENVEVVAIMLVLGGILMLFVDKWFNKPNDDQTMDWKRALKVGFFQCIAMIPGVSRSMASIVGGMTTKLTRKNAAEFSFFLAVPTMAAASGYKLLKLFMDPAGKSMLSENLVTLLVGNLVAFVVAMIAIKFFIGFLTKYGFKAFGYYRIIVGVAILVLLFLGVDLNIL, encoded by the coding sequence ATGAATTTAATTCAGACGATTATTCTGGCTATCGTAGAAGGAATAACGGAGTTTTTGCCTGTATCCTCCACAGGTCACATGATTATAGCTCAAAAGCTGTTGTCAATTGAGAGTACCGAATTTGTAAAGGCTTTCACGGTCAATATACAGTTTGGAGCAATTCTGTCGGTAGTGGTGCTGTACTGGAAACGTTTTTTTCAATCATTGGATTTCTACTGGAAGCTGATAGTGGCGGTTATTCCGGCATTGGTATTGGGTTTTCTGTTTAGCGATAAAATAGACTCGCTGCTGGAGAACGTTGAAGTAGTGGCTATTATGCTGGTATTGGGTGGAATCTTAATGTTATTTGTAGATAAATGGTTCAATAAGCCGAATGACGACCAGACAATGGATTGGAAACGTGCTCTTAAAGTCGGATTTTTCCAATGTATTGCAATGATTCCCGGGGTGTCTCGCTCTATGGCCAGCATTGTGGGTGGTATGACTACCAAGCTAACCCGCAAGAATGCAGCTGAATTTTCGTTTTTCCTGGCAGTACCAACCATGGCAGCTGCTTCGGGCTATAAATTACTAAAACTATTTATGGATCCGGCCGGAAAATCAATGTTGTCGGAAAATCTGGTAACGTTGTTGGTTGGTAACCTGGTAGCCTTTGTGGTAGCCATGATAGCCATTAAATTTTTCATTGGCTTCCTGACCAAATACGGTTTCAAAGCGTTTGGATATTATAGAATTATTGTGGGTGTTGCCATCCTTGTGTTGCTGTTTCTGGGTGTAGATTTGAATATTCTTTGA
- a CDS encoding DUF3098 domain-containing protein: MENDKHFTLGKINMILIAIGFAIVILGFVLMTGSSTVKEFNPDIYSFRRITVGPMISLFGFVSIIFAILYKPKTK, translated from the coding sequence ATGGAAAACGACAAACATTTCACGCTGGGTAAGATTAATATGATATTGATTGCAATTGGTTTTGCAATAGTTATACTGGGCTTTGTTTTGATGACAGGTTCTTCAACCGTAAAAGAATTTAATCCTGATATTTATAGTTTCCGTCGTATTACCGTTGGTCCTATGATTTCATTATTTGGTTTTGTATCTATTATTTTCGCTATACTTTACAAACCAAAAACAAAATAA
- a CDS encoding cell division protein FtsX: MNKQRTKVIKPGSLKIHLTSTISMSLVLFLVGLVFLLLFVARDMSTYVKENINLSIILDDGIRSSEVKRIEDYLKASPYAKTVEYISKADALKDHISSLGENPQDFLGYNPLKASLEVKLHALYANNDSVSVVEQKLKTFDHINRVVYQKDMVSLVNDNVKKVSLILLGLALVLLVVSVALINNTIRLSLYSNRFLINTMKLVGATPWFIRKPYMISSMINGLIASFISIFLLAGIVYFVQYQFGVSELFANYLNFIFVGIIVIISGVMLAGLSSYAAVGRYLKMRTNDMFSI, translated from the coding sequence ATGAATAAACAAAGAACAAAGGTAATCAAACCGGGATCGTTAAAGATACATTTGACGTCGACTATAAGTATGTCGCTGGTTTTGTTTTTAGTTGGGTTGGTTTTTCTACTTCTTTTTGTGGCTCGGGACATGAGCACGTATGTGAAGGAGAACATTAATTTATCGATTATTCTGGATGATGGAATTCGTAGTTCCGAAGTGAAGCGGATAGAGGATTATTTGAAAGCATCTCCTTATGCTAAAACGGTTGAATACATTTCGAAAGCAGATGCGCTGAAAGATCATATCAGCAGTCTGGGCGAAAATCCACAGGACTTTTTGGGCTATAATCCGCTTAAAGCTTCATTGGAAGTAAAACTACACGCGCTGTATGCCAATAACGACAGTGTGTCGGTTGTTGAACAGAAGTTGAAGACATTCGATCATATCAACAGGGTGGTGTATCAAAAAGATATGGTGAGTCTTGTAAACGATAATGTGAAGAAGGTAAGTCTTATTTTATTGGGATTGGCTCTGGTGTTGCTTGTTGTTTCGGTAGCGCTTATCAACAATACCATTCGGTTATCGTTATATTCAAACCGCTTTTTGATTAACACGATGAAGTTGGTGGGTGCTACTCCCTGGTTTATACGTAAACCTTACATGATCAGCAGTATGATTAACGGACTGATAGCTTCATTTATTTCGATATTTCTATTAGCGGGTATTGTGTATTTTGTTCAATACCAGTTTGGAGTTTCGGAACTTTTTGCCAACTATCTCAACTTTATTTTTGTTGGTATTATCGTGATAATATCGGGAGTTATGCTTGCAGGCTTGTCGTCTTATGCCGCTGTAGGGCGGTATTTGAAGATGCGCACGAACGATATGTTCTCAATTTAA
- a CDS encoding YfhO family protein: protein MNKTVLTKFAPHIAAFLVFVCISFLYFTPVIEGKQLIGHDTESWACMAKESVDYNATHSDVALWTNSMFGGMPTYQIAMSQPNNILKFVDDVIRVFPNTVYYLMLYLIGFYILLLAFRVNPWLAIVGAIAFAFASYNFIIVAVGHNSKAITIAYMAPLIGSVFMTFRRKLLLGGILTAIFLGLAVRANHVQILYYTVIILIFLAIAEFIYSLKEKEITKFLKSCGVLLAAAAIGVGMNATALLTTYDYSKATMRGDSNGLTVDAQSSQHGLNKDYITQWSYGIDETMTLLIPDFKGGASGGTLTADSETGKKLTELGAPDVAKIMKENQFPLYWGDQPGTSGPVYIGAIVCFLFVLSLFIVDKRTKWWLLPMIALTLMLSWGKNFMWLTDLFINYVPLYNKFRTVSMTLVAAGFGITLLAILALKEVFAEKTDKQKLIKPVLISAGIVGGIALIFALIPSLSGSFISPADAQYQGNNAFLRETLPLDRAALLRSDALRSLAFVLLSAGLIWLYAKNYLKAKLAYVLFAVLVLADMVPVAKRYLNNDNFQRPRRIENLIQPSTADKIILEDKSQFRMLDATVDVFQNASPSYFHKNIGGYHAAKLRRYQELINMYLTKELTQLFSSFSRVKSTDQLSGTLDSLNVLNMLNMKYLIYNKEAAPLVNPYANGNAWFVSKVRTANDANEEMKILGEINTKNEAVVDKSFASVLPAKLSADSSAHIALTKYEPNQLKYSFSSKTDQMAVFSEIYYDKGWNAYIGGKQVPYVRANYLLRAMPLKAGNYEIEFRFEPKSYSVGNTIALISSILLILGLAGFGFLQWKNSKQTAQQA, encoded by the coding sequence ATGAATAAAACAGTTCTTACTAAATTCGCTCCGCACATTGCTGCTTTTCTTGTATTTGTCTGCATTTCTTTCTTGTATTTCACGCCTGTTATCGAAGGAAAACAACTAATCGGTCATGATACTGAAAGTTGGGCTTGCATGGCAAAAGAGTCAGTTGATTACAATGCTACCCACAGCGATGTGGCACTTTGGACCAACTCTATGTTTGGAGGAATGCCAACTTATCAGATTGCGATGTCGCAGCCAAACAATATACTGAAGTTTGTGGACGATGTAATTCGTGTTTTTCCAAATACGGTTTATTATTTGATGCTTTATCTTATAGGATTTTATATCCTGTTGCTTGCGTTTCGTGTAAACCCCTGGTTGGCCATAGTGGGTGCCATAGCTTTTGCATTTGCATCGTATAACTTTATAATCGTGGCGGTAGGGCACAATTCCAAGGCTATCACCATAGCTTATATGGCTCCGCTGATTGGTAGTGTGTTTATGACCTTCAGACGTAAATTGCTGTTGGGAGGAATTCTGACGGCTATTTTTCTGGGATTGGCTGTCAGGGCAAATCACGTTCAGATTTTATATTACACCGTTATCATATTGATATTCTTGGCCATTGCTGAGTTTATCTACAGCCTGAAAGAAAAAGAAATCACTAAGTTTTTAAAATCGTGCGGAGTGTTGCTTGCAGCTGCGGCGATAGGCGTTGGGATGAATGCAACAGCTTTGTTGACCACATACGATTACAGTAAAGCCACCATGCGCGGCGATTCAAACGGCTTAACGGTTGATGCTCAAAGCTCGCAACATGGTCTGAATAAAGATTACATAACTCAATGGAGTTACGGCATTGATGAAACAATGACTCTCCTGATCCCCGACTTTAAGGGTGGAGCCAGTGGCGGCACACTGACAGCAGACAGTGAAACCGGTAAGAAACTAACTGAACTGGGTGCCCCCGATGTAGCAAAAATAATGAAGGAAAATCAGTTTCCGCTTTATTGGGGAGATCAACCCGGAACATCCGGACCGGTATATATCGGAGCAATCGTATGTTTTCTGTTTGTGTTGAGCTTGTTCATTGTAGATAAACGTACCAAATGGTGGTTGCTTCCGATGATAGCATTGACATTGATGCTTTCGTGGGGTAAAAACTTTATGTGGCTTACCGATTTGTTCATCAACTATGTGCCGCTCTACAATAAATTCAGAACAGTTTCGATGACGCTCGTTGCTGCAGGTTTTGGAATTACGTTGTTGGCGATATTGGCATTGAAAGAAGTTTTTGCTGAAAAAACCGACAAACAAAAATTAATCAAACCGGTATTGATTAGTGCCGGTATTGTGGGAGGTATTGCTTTGATATTTGCGTTGATTCCTTCGCTGTCGGGAAGCTTTATTTCGCCTGCCGATGCTCAATATCAGGGCAACAATGCATTTTTGAGAGAAACCTTACCGTTGGATCGTGCTGCTTTACTTCGTTCAGATGCGCTTCGTTCTTTGGCTTTTGTATTATTGTCAGCCGGTTTAATCTGGCTTTATGCTAAAAACTATTTGAAAGCAAAATTGGCTTATGTTCTTTTCGCGGTTTTAGTGTTAGCAGATATGGTACCCGTTGCCAAGCGTTATTTGAACAATGATAATTTCCAACGTCCGCGTCGTATAGAAAATCTTATTCAACCATCTACTGCAGATAAAATTATTCTCGAAGATAAATCACAGTTTAGAATGTTGGATGCTACAGTTGATGTTTTCCAGAATGCATCACCTTCATATTTCCACAAGAATATTGGTGGATATCATGCTGCAAAACTTCGTCGTTATCAGGAACTTATTAATATGTATCTGACTAAGGAGTTGACGCAGTTATTCTCCAGTTTTAGCCGCGTCAAGAGCACCGATCAGCTTTCAGGTACACTCGATTCGCTGAATGTTCTGAATATGTTGAACATGAAGTATTTGATTTATAACAAAGAAGCTGCTCCGTTAGTAAATCCTTATGCCAATGGTAATGCGTGGTTTGTAAGCAAAGTACGGACGGCAAATGATGCTAATGAAGAAATGAAGATACTGGGCGAGATAAACACAAAGAATGAAGCAGTAGTAGATAAATCTTTTGCTTCGGTTCTGCCAGCCAAACTTTCGGCTGATTCGTCTGCTCACATTGCGTTGACTAAATATGAACCAAATCAGTTGAAATATAGTTTCAGTTCAAAAACAGACCAGATGGCTGTATTCTCCGAGATCTATTATGATAAAGGCTGGAATGCGTACATCGGCGGTAAACAGGTGCCGTATGTCCGCGCCAATTATTTGTTGCGTGCAATGCCGCTCAAAGCCGGAAACTATGAAATTGAATTCAGATTCGAACCTAAGTCATACAGTGTTGGAAATACAATTGCTCTTATATCTTCCATTTTGTTGATATTAGGGTTGGCAGGTTTTGGTTTCTTGCAGTGGAAAAACTCTAAACAAACAGCTCAGCAGGCCTGA
- a CDS encoding aminotransferase class V-fold PLP-dependent enzyme, with product MDKEQIQHIRADFPILTEKIYGKELIYFDNGATTQKPRCVVEKMENGYYHLNANIHRGVHYLSQKATEAHEAARVTVAEFLHAGKHEEIIFTRGTTEAINLVATSFGEAFCNAGDEIIVSVMEHHSNIVPWQMLCERKGLKLKVIPMNECGELNIEAFKALLNERTKIVSVAHVSNVLGTINPVKEIIRIAHEKNVPVLIDGAQAVPHIPVNVVELDADFYVFSAHKIYGPTGIGVLYGKSDLLNAIPPYQGGGEMIATVSFEKTTYNELPFKFEAGTPDYIGSTALAEAIRYVDNIGLDKIAEHEHELLTYGTKRLLEIDGMRIIGTAKDKSSVISFLVGNIHPYDIGMLLDKLGIAVRTGHHCAQPLIDSLEIPGTVRASFAFYNTKEEIDTFVEALKRVVTMLS from the coding sequence ATGGATAAAGAACAAATACAACATATACGGGCTGATTTTCCTATTTTAACAGAAAAAATCTACGGAAAGGAGTTGATTTATTTTGATAACGGTGCCACCACCCAAAAACCACGATGCGTAGTTGAAAAGATGGAAAACGGGTACTACCATTTAAATGCCAATATACACCGAGGCGTACATTATCTGAGCCAAAAAGCAACTGAAGCCCACGAAGCTGCACGAGTTACTGTGGCTGAATTTCTACACGCCGGCAAACACGAAGAAATCATTTTTACACGCGGCACCACCGAAGCCATTAATTTGGTAGCTACGTCGTTTGGTGAAGCATTTTGTAACGCTGGTGACGAAATAATAGTGTCGGTCATGGAGCACCATTCCAACATTGTTCCCTGGCAAATGCTCTGCGAGCGAAAAGGTTTGAAGCTTAAAGTGATACCCATGAACGAATGCGGCGAGCTGAACATTGAAGCGTTCAAAGCATTGCTTAACGAACGAACAAAAATTGTGTCGGTAGCTCACGTTTCAAATGTATTGGGCACTATCAATCCCGTCAAAGAAATCATCCGCATCGCTCACGAAAAAAATGTTCCGGTTCTTATAGACGGTGCTCAAGCCGTTCCGCACATTCCGGTAAATGTAGTGGAGCTCGACGCTGATTTCTACGTATTTTCTGCTCATAAAATTTACGGACCTACCGGCATTGGTGTTCTTTACGGAAAGTCCGACCTGCTGAATGCAATTCCACCTTACCAAGGCGGCGGCGAAATGATAGCAACTGTTTCTTTTGAGAAAACCACCTACAACGAACTTCCGTTTAAATTTGAAGCCGGAACTCCGGACTATATTGGTTCTACGGCTTTGGCTGAAGCTATCAGGTATGTTGATAATATTGGCTTAGATAAAATTGCCGAACACGAACATGAGCTGCTCACCTACGGCACAAAACGCTTGTTGGAAATAGACGGAATGCGAATTATCGGAACGGCAAAGGATAAAAGTTCGGTTATTTCATTTCTGGTAGGCAACATTCACCCATACGACATTGGCATGTTACTGGATAAACTCGGAATTGCAGTTCGTACCGGTCACCACTGCGCGCAACCTCTTATCGATTCGCTCGAAATTCCGGGAACGGTGCGGGCGTCATTTGCGTTCTACAATACAAAAGAAGAAATTGACACATTCGTAGAGGCGCTGAAACGCGTGGTTACCATGTTAAGCTGA
- a CDS encoding SufE family protein gives MTINELQESIIDEFSIFDDWMDKYALLIDLGNLLEPLDEKQKTQQNIIVGCQSRVWLNAEFKDGIVTYQGESDAVLVKGIVSLLIKVLSGHTPDEILETDLYFIDEIGLKEHLSPTRSNGLVAMVKQMKMYALAFKSVTSSK, from the coding sequence ATGACTATCAACGAATTACAAGAAAGCATTATAGACGAATTCAGCATATTTGACGACTGGATGGATAAATACGCATTGCTCATTGACTTAGGAAACCTACTCGAGCCCCTTGATGAAAAACAAAAAACACAACAAAACATTATTGTTGGTTGCCAGAGCAGGGTTTGGCTGAATGCAGAGTTTAAAGATGGTATAGTTACTTATCAGGGCGAAAGTGATGCTGTATTGGTCAAAGGAATTGTATCGTTGTTGATTAAAGTACTTTCGGGACATACGCCCGATGAGATTTTGGAAACCGACCTCTATTTTATCGATGAGATAGGACTGAAAGAACACCTCTCTCCTACCCGCTCCAACGGATTGGTGGCTATGGTGAAACAAATGAAAATGTATGCGCTGGCTTTTAAATCGGTTACTAGCAGTAAGTAA
- the ruvC gene encoding crossover junction endodeoxyribonuclease RuvC, with translation MIKEHIILGIDPGTTIMGYGILKVSGNKTEMLAMGVLDLKKYSNHYLKLQRVFARTLSLIDEFHPDHLAIEAPFFGKNVQSMLKLGRAQGVAMSAALYRDVPITEYAPLKIKMAITGSGSASKEQVADMLRRYLKIPQESMLPQLDATDGLAAAYCHFLQLGKPTSEKAYSGWKDFIAKNEGKVKTPKKIIPDPTPEL, from the coding sequence ATGATTAAAGAACACATTATATTAGGCATTGATCCCGGAACAACCATCATGGGGTACGGCATACTGAAGGTTTCGGGGAATAAAACCGAGATGCTGGCCATGGGCGTTTTAGATCTGAAGAAATACTCCAATCATTACCTGAAACTGCAGCGGGTTTTTGCCCGCACGTTGTCCTTGATAGATGAATTTCATCCGGATCATTTAGCTATCGAGGCTCCATTTTTCGGAAAGAATGTGCAGTCTATGCTTAAGCTTGGTCGTGCTCAGGGCGTTGCCATGTCGGCAGCATTGTATCGCGATGTTCCGATAACTGAGTATGCTCCGCTGAAAATTAAAATGGCTATTACGGGTAGTGGTAGTGCTTCCAAAGAGCAAGTTGCCGATATGTTGAGGCGCTATTTGAAAATCCCTCAGGAGAGCATGCTTCCGCAGCTGGATGCAACTGATGGATTGGCCGCGGCATACTGTCATTTTTTACAGTTGGGAAAACCAACTTCGGAAAAAGCGTATTCAGGGTGGAAAGATTTTATTGCCAAAAACGAAGGAAAGGTAAAAACTCCGAAGAAGATTATTCCCGATCCGACTCCGGAATTGTAA
- a CDS encoding DUF4286 family protein, whose amino-acid sequence MLIFNITYLVSDKVRAPWLTWVREQHIPFMLNSNYFTQPQLARVITSAEQEGTSFSVQFRVEDMRTLKLWNQEFSAEFKEECSRQFGSEVVFFTTVLDLIDHN is encoded by the coding sequence ATGCTAATTTTCAACATAACATATCTTGTGTCGGATAAGGTCCGCGCTCCTTGGCTTACGTGGGTTCGTGAGCAACATATCCCTTTTATGCTCAATTCCAATTATTTCACGCAGCCGCAGTTGGCAAGAGTTATTACCAGCGCCGAGCAGGAAGGAACATCATTTTCTGTTCAGTTTCGGGTGGAAGATATGCGAACTTTGAAATTGTGGAATCAGGAATTTAGTGCTGAGTTCAAAGAAGAATGTAGCCGACAGTTTGGCTCCGAAGTTGTTTTCTTTACTACGGTTTTGGATTTGATAGATCATAACTGA
- a CDS encoding DUF3037 domain-containing protein has product MQGKHLFEYAVIRVLPRVEREEFINVGIILFSKKAKYIRMMYSLNADRLGAFSTELDMDLLQEALKSFESICNGKKEAGVIAQFDIPERFRWLTAVRSSCIQTSRPHSGFSDNLDQTIEKLFVELVL; this is encoded by the coding sequence ATGCAAGGAAAGCACTTATTTGAATACGCCGTTATTCGTGTTTTGCCGAGGGTGGAGCGCGAAGAGTTTATCAACGTGGGGATTATTTTGTTTTCCAAAAAGGCAAAATACATTCGGATGATGTACAGTTTAAATGCTGACCGACTGGGAGCGTTTTCTACCGAGCTGGATATGGATTTGTTGCAGGAAGCCTTAAAATCGTTCGAAAGCATTTGCAATGGAAAAAAAGAAGCGGGAGTAATAGCGCAGTTTGATATCCCCGAACGGTTCCGTTGGCTCACCGCGGTGCGTAGTTCGTGTATTCAAACCTCGCGTCCGCATTCCGGATTCTCGGATAATCTGGATCAGACCATCGAAAAATTGTTCGTTGAATTAGTGTTGTAG
- a CDS encoding HipA family kinase, with the protein MTLRTVNVTRYITPLREGGSLPALAEADDDFKYVVKFRGSGHGTKMLISELIGGTIAKLLKLRIPELVFVELDKAFGQTEGDEEIQDLLQGSQGLNLGLHFLSGALTYDPVTTKIDGRTASLIVWMDAFLTNVDRTVKNTNLLMWHKELWLIDHGATLYFHHSWTNHMKQALTPFPLIKDHVLLPFADQLEEVNAECKQILTNDVLREITNMIPDTWANWTEDGETPDSIREVYYQFLSERLNHSENFLNEALNARKALI; encoded by the coding sequence ATGACCCTACGTACCGTAAATGTAACCCGCTATATCACTCCTTTGCGCGAAGGAGGTTCGCTGCCGGCATTGGCCGAAGCTGATGACGACTTCAAATATGTTGTCAAGTTTCGTGGATCGGGGCATGGCACCAAAATGTTGATATCCGAGCTGATTGGCGGCACGATTGCCAAGTTGCTGAAGTTACGCATCCCCGAACTGGTTTTTGTAGAACTGGACAAAGCTTTCGGGCAAACCGAGGGCGACGAAGAAATTCAGGACTTGCTGCAAGGAAGTCAGGGACTGAACCTGGGTTTGCACTTTCTGTCGGGAGCGCTTACTTATGATCCTGTTACCACCAAAATAGACGGACGAACTGCATCGCTCATAGTTTGGATGGATGCTTTCCTGACCAACGTCGACCGGACGGTCAAGAATACAAATCTATTGATGTGGCACAAAGAATTATGGCTTATCGACCACGGCGCGACACTGTATTTTCACCACTCATGGACCAATCACATGAAGCAGGCGCTCACGCCGTTCCCGCTTATCAAAGATCATGTTCTGTTGCCTTTTGCCGACCAACTGGAGGAAGTAAATGCTGAATGTAAGCAAATTCTCACGAACGATGTTCTACGCGAAATAACGAATATGATTCCCGATACCTGGGCTAACTGGACGGAAGATGGTGAAACTCCTGATTCGATAAGAGAAGTGTATTACCAATTCCTTAGCGAAAGACTAAATCATTCAGAAAACTTTTTAAACGAAGCACTCAATGCAAGGAAAGCACTTATTTGA